From Octopus bimaculoides isolate UCB-OBI-ISO-001 chromosome 19, ASM119413v2, whole genome shotgun sequence:
GATCCATCAAGGTACAACAGTATGAAACTCGCTAGGTCATCTATACTGTGGAGTCTTGCCACcaacttaatttttttcaaccaagCGGCAACGTCTCCCTCGCCACAAAATGGTCTAACCATCTTGTTCAAAATGCAGACCAtacccatcattttttttttttttagctgaaatAGCTTGTAATGTGAAAGAGGAAAAgatagaagcagagagagaaCTACTGTAGTCTTACTTGTCTATCTAGAAGGGTCACTCACAACATCCATGGGCTCTGTCTGCCATTGTACCATCTATCTATGTGGAAGGGGTCGTTCACAACGTGCACATGCTCTCTCTGCTGCCATACTGTCTAACAGGTTTACTCTCATACGCTGTCCACTGCTAACTAACTGCTCGTGCCTCACCGACCCCACATACCCACCATGGCCCTTCCGGTGGGACCCACAGGCCCCACTTCTGACAGGACATGCATACTCCCTCACTTCTGGTCCTTCCCTACAATACAGCCTGGCTCATAACACCACAGTTATTGTTGTTACCACAGAAAGAAAATTCATTACTGCACAAAAATCAAGTCACTTCTCCAAAGATTGTAAATAGTAGAGATTTTTCTCAGTTGATCTTCATCTACCAATGTAAATATACTCTAATTGTCCTACATTTCTGCCTTTCACTCCAAAATTTCTTAGCATTTTCATGTGAATTCTCATGCCGCAATAAATCCTTCAACTTTGAAATAATTGCCAGCATTTTGGGATAGGGGTGGGGCAAAATTAGgtgtttttactgcatttttgactttgaaacaaaatatgttttttacaaatgttcacaagcttagtaaaaatatatcagctaagcaaatggccttctttaaatgcattaaaaatattataacataatctGATCAGTATTTCAGAAAACTATCgccgttctctttgagcatataaaagacagATTTAGATGAGGcaaaatgagtaaacaaagatAAAGGCAAACTTGTTGCTTCAATTCTCCAGaaaacaaactcatacacatcaatattcaTCCCAAGATATCAGAAGCatcaaaaatgcaaaaaaaaaattttttaatatctaggtcaaatgaaagaggatcaggGAAAACTAGCACATGATTTGAAATTAACAAAACTcaactaaataaaaagaaaactcaacATAGAATATTATCTTTAGCTTCTTCACAATTTGCTGGACTTCTCCTCTCCATGATATATTTACTTACCATgcaattaaagagaagaaattattgaaattaaacaTTACTCATCTTACTCGATTTTAGacgtcatttttttaaatttgaaaattctcAAATTATACATTAGTGTgggaaaaaattgacttggaatccaacagagaaaagaatattgattgatAAACACCAGAAATtatcaagatattttattagcaattcAATTACAATTGGATCAcagttgaggaaaaatttcttggaAAAAGAAGACCTGCCACCTGATTCTGTTTCAGAATCACTGAACCTCAATGACAACAACTGTGTTGACCAATTTTCACTCCTAAAGAcgatgcaacagtacaaaataatgatgtaatatttgcaatgtaatgatttcaaacaggtaggaagaaaaaacaagaaatcagaagttactcattttgccccagttacTANNNNNNNNNNNNNNNNNNNNNNNNNNNNNNNNNNNNNNNNNNNNNNNNNNNNNNNNNNNNNNNNNNNNNNNNNNNNNNNNNNNNNNNNNNNNNNNNNTGGCATTGTTTAGGATAATACACTGCTAATTTTTGTAGACATGACACCAAATGTAATTCAGGTAAGTGTGAGGAAAATATCAAGTTATTCAGGTTCCCTGAAAGTGATAAAGTTTGGTGTAATATTGCAGATTAATCTGAATATGGTTGAgttgaaatagaagaaaatttacTTGTGATTTTCACTAGTTTTAGAATTTTGGTAATTTCCAGCTAAAAATATAGACAAGATTGTTCTTTATCGCTTCATTGCtttttaattctaattaaataatcttctttttatttcaagcaaattaaaataaaaatactattaAGAATcggtatttttaaaaaatagtcttTTCAGAGGAATTTCTCTCAGACAAGCCAAAAATGTCCTTTCTGATTCTGCATTTGTAAGGTTGTTCCACAATTTGGATAAGAAAGATAATTTTATAATTGACATtgtgaagtaaaataaaacaattatgaaaTATCTGAAGAATGTTCTCCTTTTCTGATGACAAACTCAAGTGTcatgtgaaataaaatacttCAATAAATGAAAAGCATTTTACTTTTCTTATATTGTTAAGTCCTTTAGGAAATAATTATTGCAACAAACCATTTCCTCTCACTTGAAAAGATCAAGCCCTGTGCTTCATACAACCAATTCATGCATAGTCAGTATTAATAATCCATTAAATTAGACATATTAAAGTCTATGAAGGATGTATTTTATGTAACAGTAGTTGCTGACAAAACTAGTTACTTAGAGGAAGTAACCAATGTCtacctctctcatatatacacatacagacatttcaTCATCACTGCTTCGGGTTTTacctacatccatacacacacacacacacacacacacacacacaagatgttgATTTAGCTCTGTAAAAGAGAAGCTAAAGCTCCTGCAGACTTCAATTTACCTGCTTCTTCACCACCATTGTGATGGATGCACCACCACTGACATAGCAATGCCAGCTAAAGTATTCAAGGAAAATAAAACggaaattttgatttaaaggGCAAAACTATAAACATcctctatacgtgtgtgtgtgtgtgtgaaggtgttgatgaagtggctgtatggtaagtagcttgcatcccaacctgggttcagtcccactgcatggcatgttgggcaagtgtcttctactatagcctcaggctaaccaaagccttgtgagtggagttggttgacggaaactgaaagaagcctgtcgtatatatatatatatatgtatatgtttgtccccccaccctcgcttgacacccgatgttggtgtgtttacatccctgtaacttagcagttcagcaaaagagaccgatagaataagtgttaggcttacaaaaaataagtcctggggttgaattgttccacaaaaggcgatgctccagcatgaccacagtcaaataactgaaacaaataaaagaatatcatcaatgtatcatatatccaaaaaagaagcacGCTCTGAAGTATAGACCAGTAAAGTAATTAAgttaatgtctggtcatagagtgaccaatggttttgcaccCACAAAGGCTGTAGATTTGTGGATGACTCATCAGACTCTAGTCTGAAGACAAATTTAACTTTTCACTTCTGGGAGGTAGAAATCCGTTACGGTCATTGGACATTTAGTCATCAAAGAATAAATAGCTAGGCATCAGTGAGAACAGGTTATCCCCCTTAGACCAGCTATTTGTGGGCTGTGAGAGGGGGAACAAGGGATTTAGCACTTGGGCTGCTTTTGAATTGTAAGAACCCTTCCAAGTTTTGTCAGAGAACGGGGAAACCCATGCTTGCAGCAGGTAGTGCTTGAAATGGATGCATGACTTGAAGATTTTTTTGGCAAGTATTCAGTGACCCAGTTTTCAGGGAGTCTTTGAGTATCCTAGCTTCTTCAGCAATGCAAAGATTGCAGTGTATGCTCTCATAGATGTAGGGCCCCAGCCACTCTAAGATTTTCTACTTGATATCATATGGGGTCCCTTCATCTTTGAGACACCACACATGGCTAGCCAAGGATGTGATGAGTCATCTTTCCAGGATGCTGAAGGAGGACCTGTGGTTGTTCAAATGTTGCTTGAAGGCTGTCCCAGCTGACTCAATATATTTCTGGACTTGGGTACTGGTTGTGTTCACATTACTGGCACATTTTTGGTTGGCTCCAGGCCCAGGGATGGTGTTGGTGCCACCAGTGTTGttataatatatgtgtctgtgtgtatgtatatatatatatatatatatatatatatatatatatatatataactcaagtCACTTAAATATGTTGGATGTACAGTAAACTTTAAGAACACtcttgatgatgaaatcaatGTTAGATTATCTAATGCTACAAGTGCTTTTGGAAAACTTCCCATCATTTGTGGGATAAACACAGTGTCAgtctgaaaactaaaataaatcttgtattttgagcacACTTTTGTATGGGGTAGAAGCATAAACTTCCTACTACAgacatataaaaaagaagttgaaaCCTTTCACATGTGATGTCTGCACAATATCTGCAACATAAAATGGCAAGATaagatatcaaatgtcaaaatctttaaaaatgtgATACATCCAGTATCAAAAGCATGCTGCTGGGAATTCAGTGCAGATAGGTAGGACATGTTCGAATGAAAGATGATCACATCCggaaaattcttttgtatggccaACAAGTAGAGGGATACCATGATAAAGGAAGACCCATCCTTAGGTATAAGGATAAGTTGATTGCAATCACTAAAATCTCTACAGCTTAATTTGACATCTTGAGAATGTTATTGCCTAGATTGATCTGCATGGCATAAAATGTTCTCAtgatgcatcaaaacaatttCAGTTGAAGAAATAGAACAATCAACAAACACATTTGTCCATTTCCAGGCAAAATTAAAATTGTCCccattgtgacttcatagcaaaatccatacctggactTGAATTACATTCACGTATCCATcacaaatagatgcagcttcttttatttttaaaccttttccctttgtttcttttcttttttttaaatcatctctTTCAAAGACTCATACCGGGagcaatcatcatatatacatatatatcatcttcatcatcatttaacatctgttttccatggatGGTTTGGCAGGTGCTGGCAAGGCCAGAaaccacaccaggctccattgtctggtTGCtaaatttaactatatatatatgcatggtatgaatggatatatggatatataatttacagaaaaaaagatgaagacaggtgtaggaacaacaaacaggtgtattagtttaacacttgggaagaatggaaaagtcttttatgtttcaagcctatgctctttgacagaaaggattaagaggtaaaaaaaggaagagagattGTAAAAAAAAGACAGGGAAAAATCTTTTTGTAGGGATCGGCATGATGAAATAGCCAGAagaaagaggttgaatgaaagggaaatAATGATGGTGACCTGGTCGAACAAATTTATTCATGCGCTtgatgtgtatgtgagaatggtatgtgtgaatgtatatgcatgaatggggatgagtgtgtgagtatggaaGTGTGGGTGAGCTGAAAAATATGCagacttgtatgtgtgtaagtgaccCAATGCATACAGTATGAGGAGTATATGCATTACATGTACTATTATGAATGTGTtgtgcatatggatgtgtgtacatatgtgtgtggttatcatgtgtgtgcatgcaaatgaaTTGgcctgggtgtgtgtatgtgtacaagtaaccTAGTGTATGTATTGTGTGGAGTAATGTGCGttttgtgtacctgtgtgtgtctgtgcatgcacgtatggacatatatatgtgtgagtatgcatacagatgtgtgtatttgtgtgaggctaatgtgtatgtgtgtgcacatgtgcatgcatgcatgtgcaaacGCTTGTGTTTAGTAGTTGATATATaggcaggcatggttgtgtggcaagcttgcttcccaaccacatgagtcagggttcagtcttactgcatgacaccttttGCAACCATCTTCTATTATTGCcctaggctgatcaaagccttgagtggatttggcagaggaaaactaaaagaagcacatcatatatatatatatatatataataattaagattcagttgaattaagtaCTTAGGTTGAGGCATCAAGTCAGTCCAGTATGGTCCGCACAGCTCGAAgctaggtgaataaaaagcaaaaataagtaacatggatATTCAGGTGTCAGTGTATTAAGGCTGTTtgaagtggctccatttaatcactcaatgaaagcattacatcaatttgaaataaaccactCTCCTCAGATGCAGATGacatatagatttccaacataaaggatatattttaatatataaattttactaaGTTTTGATGCACATCTTTTTCCATACTTTTAATTCCCACACTTAGATCTCATTGTGAcctcttttgttttccattttaggCCCCTTTCATAATAATATGATAAGTCACTCCTGTCCTTCCTCTTTCTGGTTATCACCTCTTCTCTATATATCATTATCTTACTTGCAACTTCTGAGGCATATTCTTTTAtgtagatatggctggttttatGGTCTCAATAAAATAGGGGTAGggagagtcatcatcatcatcatcgttgtttaacgtccgctttccatgctagcatcagttggacgatttgactggggactggtgaaaccagatggctacaccaggctccaatctgatttggcagagtttctacagctggatgtccttcctaacaccaaccactccgagagtgtagtaggtgcttttatgtgccactggcacgaaggccagtcaggtggtactggcaacgaccatgctcaaaatggtgtattttacgtgccacatgcacaggagccagttcaaaTGTCTTTaaacgtgccaggaaggcgacgctgggcacaggtgccattgacggtttcgctttcgcttgccccaataagtcttcgcaagcagagtttcgtgtccaatgaaggagacggtgttggcatgggtgccagtcgtcgaatttagttcgatttcgatttcacttgcctcaacaggtcttcgcaagcggagtttaatgtccaatgaaggaaggtacgtataagtgggctGCCTTAGGCCttcgatttaggtctcacttggcttgcctggtcttctcacgcacagtatctttccaaaggtctcggtcagaagtcatcgccacGGTGAGGcgcaatgttcaaaggtcgtgcctcaccacctcatcccaggtcttcctgggcctacctcttctacaggttccctccactgctagggtgtggcactttttcacacagctatcctcatccattctcgctacatgaccataccagcgcaatcgtctttcttgcataccacaactgatgcttcataagttcaacttttctctcaaggtattaacactctgtctagtatgcacactgacattacacatccatcggagcatactggcttcattccttgcaagcttacgcatgtcttcagcagtcacagcccatgtttcactgccatgaagcatggctgtccgcacacatgcgtcatacaatctgccttttgctctgagagagagaccctttgtcaccagcagaggtaagagctctctgaactttgcccaggctattcttattctagcagctacgctttcagCGTACCCACCCCCACTATTaatttggtcaccaagatagcggaagctatcaaccacttctagtttttctccctggaatgtggcagaagttgttttctgcacattcatagtgtttatagctcctgaacatctgctacaaacAAAAGCTAACTTCCTAgataaccttcctttgatattgctgcacctcttatgtgtccatagcttgcactgggtgcatcttatagagttactacccacgccttttctacagatcgagcagggccatctacccaaaagggtttgtgttttgtctgccttcctacttattaggactttggttttagctaggttgactctaaggcccttcgattctagtccttgcttccacacctgaaacttctcttctatttctgatagtgactcggcaattagtgcaaggtcatcagcatagaggagctcccagaggcatcctgtcttgaattcctctgttatagcctggaggactatgataaataggagggggctgaggacagaaccttggtggacctctACCTCCACCCGGAATACTTcattgtactcattgccaaccctcaccttactgacagcatctctgtacatggctcgcacagctctcacatcaccaccaacaagaaCTTAACAGTCAATCCCCAATGGATTTAATCCCAAGGAGTTGTAGACTACATGCTGCATTGAGTATTTTGAATGTGATTAGGATAAAGATGAATGTAGCTATATCACCATTCCTCTTTCTTGACcaccattattttcttcttccactctaaattatagtaagttttaagtatttttccctaaattcattctgccacaaaaatagcaaagagaagcaatgtaattattttagtctctaatattgatgaaaaatttgctaaaaaattataatggtgtatcctgtatgttggaaatctatataGCTGTATGCGCCCAAGGAGagcagtttatttcaaattgatgtaatgtttgcattgattggttaaatggagccgcttgaaatggCTATAATGCACTGATACCTGAACATCCTTGTTAcgtatttgctatatatatatatttataaatacacacacacacacacacacacacacacatacatacatatagaagaagaagaagaatataacaCAAGGATGGAAGTTAACTGGCTTTAATAGTGGATCACAACATATGGTTCTGCATCCCACATCAGCTTTAAGTTACCAGATTTATATCGTATAACATTTTTAATCCAAAATACACTAAactagtatatataaaatatatatagtatgttttatatatatatgtatgttttgtgtatgtgtcagttgcccccaccaccacttgacaatagtcagtttatttattcacaatacTGCTTTCATGTGCTTACTACAATATTTTATTCTTGCCTGGCTAACATCAGTTTTGATACTAATTTTCTGTGAGGAAGCAAAGACTTCCAGAGTTGTCTCATACTGTACCAGGATTGATTATAAATGCAGGAAGCCGACAAGACTTTATGTCACAAGGGGCCAAATTTAACTGTTTtaagtaataatatatgtaactcctactaaatatgTTGAGTGCCTCCCTTGTTCCTTTGTCCACTCACCTCTGTGTATATAGGGGTATGGCAGTGACATCATTTACTGCGGTCAACGCTATGGCAAGATTCTCTTTCTTCTCTGACAAGGAACGATTCCCATCATACCATATGCATCCCATCATATCATACTAtatatagcaaaaacaaaactgatgCAAATACATCTTTGCCACTAAACAGCATCAAAGCATTTGACAGTTCAGTAAAGCGGCAactgaacaacaacatcaacaacaatattgatagtAAAGAAGTGAAACCTAGAGgaggaaagataaagaaagaaaattttgaaagaaacatgAACTGCCAGTGCCACCACCATAAAGTAGCTACAGCCATAACAAGAGATGCTGGAAAGGGGATTTCTTTTGCAAATGTTACAAGAAATCTAGTGGATTTGGTCAATGATAAGTACAGGTGAAGTGGTTGAAGGTAAATAGGGGTAGAGATAATCAATGGTAAATGAGTGAGggtgaaagatggatgttaaTAGGAAATGGCTCTGAGGAGAGAGAATGATGACTCGCAGTACACAAAGGGTAATACATTGTAATGAATTCTGCCTTCATTAAATACGTCAAAAtattgttggcatccttttgtctcgggagacaatggagttgcgcataaactaatccagtctggtttttacatttcatgtcctctccagttttgcgtaGACCTGGGCTAGATGTAATATTAACCCCTATTGTGATGCTACTGGCGTCACACCATACTATCCCACTCTTTGATTTTGGAACATACCAACTGCCCCTCACTGGATCCTCTGCTCTCACTCTGATCAAGACTTCCTGCATCATGTCGGTCTTCTACTCCCCAACTCTATCGTTCCACCTCACTCCTTCGGTTCATCTCTTGATGAAGCCACATGCTGTCTGGAGCCATCCTGCAATCAGGTAGTGTCCCACCAGCTTCCCACACACTGAGAACAGTTCTTGTCTACTCATGCTGGTGCCCAGTTTGAGGATCTCATTCCCTTGCCAGAACACCAATGCGTCGGCCTTGTCTCTCTATAGCTAGAGGCCCAGTGCAGCACCTCCCTCCATTGCCTCTGGTGGCTTGGCGTTCAGTCCAAAACTCTTCAGGTGGCCTATGACTTCAGTTGCTGGCATTACGGCTTCATCCACCAGGATCTCATTGGTATACGAATTGGTGGCCCTTTTTACTCTGTCTACCTTTCCCAGGATGGCCTTGAGAAGTGTTACCATAATCTTGGCGCTGAATTTAGCCCGAACCCCAGCTGGTCAGTATGCCCAGCCCTTATACCCAGTATGTCCGGCCCTTAAACCTGACAAGCTGATGCTGCTACAgtctctcagccacatgcatCTGCAGGTATGCTGACTTCAAATCAATGATCGTGGAGGCCCCTGTCATCTGCCTCCACTCTTGCAAGGTGTCGTGGCCTCACCACCCGTATGTCATGATATGTGGTCATTCAACTCTCAGAAGTCAAGCACTGGCCTGACTCTATGCTTTGTGGGCTGTACCACCACCATTAGTGGCAGGACTCCACTCTCTACTTCTTCTTCCCAACGGATCAATATGCCCTCCTTAATCCATCTCTCCACCTCCCCCTCAAACTTACTTCTGGCATCTTTCAGAGTATGCTGATAGCAGCccactttattttttaatgtcaAGGGCTCTCCCTTCCAGTGCCACTCAACTGTCCACCCTTGGCCATCAAAGACAGCACGAAAGTCCTGGTCTTCAATGGTGTGTGCAGCATACTTTTCTTTGCAGTTCTCACCAATGCACGGTGTCCCCATACACGGTTTCCCCGCAACCCCAAACGTTACACCGGCCTTGTTGACAGTGACACCTCCTAAACGGGTGACTGCATCCATCCCTATCACCATGTCAGTCTTATCCACCAAGTGGCCAACTACAATTGCTTGCAGCATCAGCTTTGTTCCCTGCACTACAATCTGCGCATCTGTAATGCCTTCACAGTGTACCTCTCTCCTGTCGACTGCCCTTACACTGCTCACTCCACTCCACATCTCTACCACTTCTGGAGTCATCAGGGTCGTCATACAGCCCATGTCCACAAAGGCTCGCGACATCTTCCCCTCCACCAGAATGTCGACTACAGGTAACAATAAACGCACCTCTATTGATCCGAAGGAATAACTACCGGTACAGTAGTCTCCCTTAGACCGTCTGGCTATATGTCCTGTTTCTTGACACCGGTAGCAAATGACATCAGGCTTGGGTGACTTGCAGTCTCGCACTATGTGCAGGTCCTGACACCGGAAACTCTGTCCTTTGAATGGTTGCTCATattccttgtttgacccctctctGCTACTCCTTGTTCGGCCACTTTTCGTTGTTGCAGTTTCTGCTACCGGTGGTGCCCTGCAACACGAAACTAGCACATAAGCCCGAGATATAATGTCTGCCATCACCATAGAGTTAATGTTCGGTAGCTTTTGCAACTCAACCAACATGTGGTCAGGAAAGCCAGTCACAACCGTTCGGTCCAGTGATTCACCTTCATATCCCGCCAGTTTAGCCAATCTCCTGAGTTTGTTGGTAAATACTTCAACCTGTTTGCTGGTCCACTTTGCTTTCCCCAAGGCAAGCGTACGCTTCGAACATTCCTTCTGCAAAGGCCTCCATCAAACGGATTTCTATTTTTTCCACGCTAAGTTGGtccttttcttccatttctagGTATAGCGCCAACGCCGAACCATCTAGGTACAGCGGTATAAAACTCGCTAAGTCATTTATCCTGTGGAATTTCGCAACCAACCTCATTTTCTTCAACCAAGCGGCTACATCCGTGTCACCGCAGAACGGTTTGACTATATTGTTCGAAATATGGATTACACTCAtcattcgtattttttttttttttttttttttttttttttttttttttttttttgttatgggcCGTAATAGTTTGTTGTGTGATGGAGGAGAAAGataacagaaaaagaagcaaaaggaagaaagaaatgcagAGAGCTTACCTGTTGACTGAGGTGGGATGAGCGATCATGCCCCGTGGCTCTTCCACCAGTCCCTGCAGTCTTCACTTCCGTTTGCCTCATCTGCAATCCTCTCCACTATcaccacatagctcatcacagtccacaacaccacaaacaccacaatTATCCCCTAAAAAGACAGTTTGCTGAAGGcttgaatgtctttgatgataggtttgctgtatcagggttgatttgaggctaaataacaacaaaattattattaagacagaCCAACGATGTAGCCTGTATGTtgttgcatgacctgctagaaagagtagccaaacttttttttatataagaataGGAAAACCTCTATCCTGTGATATACACCTAGAGTCCATTATGTCTGGGAAGAAAGACGGAATGGCCACATTTGGGACGTCTTTGATCATATCTGTTCAATCAGATCCAACTCGGGACTAAACAACAGGTGACGAAGGGAACGAGACGAGGCAACAAGAGAGCTTTTACCTGGTCGCTCgagttgctagaaagagcaaccaaatcttcttgacaaaaagaaaaatgaaatttccgtcttcaagaaaaaaaaattcaagtgtaTGTTATTTTATAATGTTCACTAAGGAATTCATTACTTCTACAAAAGAATAAGCCAAActtgtcatggctggaacgccttttctCACAGATCCATTGCAATGAGAGCTATCCTGTGGTTAAAACAATATTCTTCCCTGAATGATGAAGCAGCTAAAGTTGAAGAAaagctgaaagaataaaagatagcaAGTATCCATATTCCAAATATTGGGATTCCCTTGACTAGCATAATTTATTCAGATTTTcgtatgaaataaatagaaaatgtcaTGGGAACTCGGTACATATCATGGCTAATATCCAGTGTTGTACGAGAGTAGTTTCACGGATCTTacaggttttttttattatttttttttaactaaacagtttgaaattttggATGTGTCAggtttttctattctgtatataaaaaaagtttggctactttttctagcaggtcatgcaacaACATACAGGCTCTGTCGTTGGtctgtctcagtaataattttgttgttatttagactcaaatcaaccctgatacagcaaacctatcatcaaaaacatcccagccttcagcaaaccgtctttttaaggataatct
This genomic window contains:
- the LOC128250162 gene encoding uncharacterized protein LOC128250162 produces the protein MRQTEVKTAGTGGRATGHDRSSHLSQQLFDCGHAGASPFVEQFNPRTYFLSENWSTQLLSLRFSDSETESGGRSSFSKKFFLNCDPIVIELLIKYLDNFWCLSINILFSVGFQVNFFPH